tttttttaaatcgtaatatatataaaaaagaaaaattaacaatattttttgaatttaaaaataattttaaatttacgaCATTTTTTAAGAGACGAGTTCAATGTAACAGTGAATTCGTTCTGCCAACGGAGGATGTAGCTTACGGGAGAACTTGAATGGTGGATCGCGTCAGATATTTGTAGGAAATGCAAttgaaaacgacgtcgtttctgCGCCACGCTACTCCCTGTTTCCTGCGAGgggataaaataaataaacatcccCGCGTAGAAACCTCCACTGGACACACAACTCACAGAAATGGCGACTCTGGATATCTCGAGAGCCCTATTCTCTCTCCTCCCTCCCATTCCTAGGGTTtctttctctcctctctctccccTCTCTCCTCCGCCTGTCTTCGCCACCTCCTCTTCACACTCTCTCTCCCTTGCCCTCACCCTCCCTCACCTCCATCGTCAGCGGACTCTTCCTCCATGCATTTCACGGCAGACAAATGCACAGTTTTCCAACGATACCGGGGGATCAGAATCAgaagaatttttagaagaagaagaagaagaagaagacgaagcTGATGATTCTGATGGTGGCGTtgattatgatgatgatgatgatgaagaggtTGCAAACCGAAGTTATTCACTCGATGTCGATGCGCTCGAGGAAGAAGCGAAGCATGCTGTTCGAGAGTATTCTCGCTTTTTGTCACGCCAATTGAGCATCGGTGAGTAGAGATTTTATTACTTGGGACAAGGATTTCGGTGACGCAATTGGAGCTGCAAAGCTATGCACACCGGATAGCTTCTCCAAACAGATGCAatgaaaaaatggttttaatttgTACAAATTACACCATATCCCTAGTCTGATAGCGTTTGTCTTTATATGTATCTGAATGTTTTtgtgagggaaagaaatgaaatgcaAAATGTGAGTGGAAATTTTTTCTTGACAAATTTTCCCTATGCTTTATGTTTAAATATCCATGGAGATATAAGGGGAAGAATTCTATTTAAAATCCTTTCTAAGAGATATTTCCATTTGTAGTTTGGTGTTGTGAAATGTGATGTAGCTTAATGTGCATATCCATTATTTGATCATCTCAGAGGAGGAGGATGGGGCAAATGAGTCCAAGGGAAGGGGTGGAAAGCAGAAGAAGAGTAAAAGCACGACTAGAAATGTCGTAAGCATCGGCCTTGTCTCATTTTCTTCTCGTTTTTTATAGTTGCCGGATTGCTAGTTTTTAttgtagcttttttttttttccctttattttttctttctgatgATAATAGTAGTAAGCAAAAGTAAGCACACAGGATGACCAAGTCCAAGATTCTCTGCACAAAGAAATACACACTAAAATATAGTGCCCGGAATTTGTAAGAGCTGCAATCCACAATCAATTTGAATCAAAGTGCTGTAGAAATTTTAGATATCCcctttcttttctattctttacCAAGAACTGATTAAAGCAGATATACAGTAGGAATTTCTGTTCTCAAAATATAGCACAAATAACCTTAGAGTTTGAGCCAGTTCTTTAGAAAGACATGGAAACCTGATGGTTTAAATATGAAGTATGAATTTGAAGAATGACTATAATGATGAAGCTCTCTTTGGTATTTTAGTATTATGTAAATATGATGAAGTTCAACAGGAATTTAGAATGCATATATATACTCAAGgttgtttatttatatattccttagaaaaataaattaattgattgtattttttttttcacaaaattaaacTGGTTATCTATTGGTAATGCAAATTTGGGTCTCTTTAACTTTTGAAGAGGATTGAAAAAAGCCTGCATACATATATGCCTATGAGTTATGACTCTTTTgaaatagcattttttttaatgaaattaaactgGTTCTCCATTGGTAATGCAATTTTGTGTCTCTTTAACTTTTGAAGAGGATTGAGAGAATCTTGCATTCATATTCACTTATGAGTTATGACTCATTTGAAATTCCATCTGCAGATTCCTGACCATCTTCTTCCGAGGGTTACCATTGTTGGGAGGCCAAATGTTGGTAAATCGGCATTATTCAATCGTCTTGTTGGGGTATTTAATCATCAATTTTGGATtctaatttttatgtttgacATTTATTTGCTCCAATGCCCAGACATGTTTTCCAACTTCCTAGATTACATATCTTCGATATTCCAACATTCtgaaagttgaatttttctGTTATCTATTATCTTTTCTCAGGGTAACAAGGCAATTGTAGTGGATGAACCTGGTGTTACTCGTGATCGCCTCTATGGTAGAGCCTTTTGGGGAGATTATGAATTCATGGTGATAGATACTGGAGGTGTCCTCACAATTTCAAAATCACAAGATAATGTTATGGAAGAATTAGCTATTACAAAAACCATTGGTATGGATGGGATTCCACTTGCCTCCAGGGAAGCAGCTGTTGCAAGGATGCCTACAATGATTGAGAAACAAGCTACTGCAGCTATAGAAGAATCGTCTGTTATTATATTTCTTGTCGATGGCCAGGTAGAGTCCATTCTATTATTCTTTACTTGAGTACTGAATAATTTCTTTCTAATAAACCTTTtcgtttcatttattttcttccttctcttcttaATATTATATGCAATTAATGATTTATTGATAGGAGTGAGAGACACATGTTATGACAATACACTGGGTTTTCTGCAACTTCTAACCACATTGATTACTgttatctatctatctatatgtTAAGGAGCATGATTTACATATTGAACTCAAATCTtgcaagcttaagcttttaggaaaattgatagttcaacatggtattagagcctggTTTGGCAGGAAGTCATGAGTTCAAGCCGCTTCTTTGCAATTTGCATGTTTGTTTCCCACATTTGGTATCTCTCCCCACCAATTTGTAATTCTATGGTATCTCTCCACGTGCAGGTATGAGATTGCAAGTGAGGGAGGGTGTTAAGgagcatgatatgcatattgagcCCAAATCTtacaaacttaaatttttaggaaaattgatagTTCAACAATAGATCATGTTGGCTCCCCAAGGTTTGGGAACAAGATGGTATTGTTGTACAAAAGATTCAAGATTTAGAAGTATAAGCTTACATTCAAAACACTAGTCTTTCTTGGAGATCTCATGATAACTAATCAAGGAAAATCTCTATCTGCTATAGAAGTCCTTGTGTATAATAGCAATTGTCAAATGTATTGAGGTGTGGGTGGGTGGTGCCAATATTAGGtgttagagttttttttttttctgttattttttttaatattttatatttttattggaatGAACCCTTGGCTGTACATGCATTAGTGGTCTGTTGTGGGGATGAATCAATTGTGACTTCTTGTGGGAGCTTCTGGTGGTTTGCTGAGCGCATGGTGAACATATACTTTTACTCTTCCTTAATAATTCAATGAGAGTGATGTGGAAATAAAATAGTTCTGGTCTTACTAGAGGACTAACAAAGGCTATGATTTGATGTGGTCCATCATGCATACTAGGGCCCTAGTTCATGAATATTGAAACATGAGGTCTTGATTACTCGTGTGTATGGTTTTAATTGACATACTTTTCCTTGCGAGATTCTTGTTAGACACTAATGAACAAGTGTATGATTTATTGCCACTAGCCTGCCTGATTAGTTACCAAGCAAGGGCTTAACTCCTGGATATTGACTTTGCTTCTAGATGAAGTTCTCACCTATCCCTTGTTGGGCCCCAAGAGATTGCTTTTGAAGTGCCTTGAGAACTTTGTTTTGTAGAATGGCCTAGGCAGTAGATTATAGAATATCATTAAGACTCTTGAACGATACCTGACCTTCCTTTTACaatactttttttccttttaataaaattcccTCCTGTATTTTGAGTTTCAAGAGAATTtgcattttgttttgttttttgtttttttttaatgggtaaAATGCAGTATATTAAGAAAGATACTCTAGAAAAGAATCCCAAAGTACACAAAAAGTATACAAAGGACGCTTAAGAGCGCctcaaaaaagacaaaaaggaaaaacaaaaaacaacactcCCTTAAATAGAATcaaaccaatctacaaaatcaacaATGGAAGAAGGTTTGACAACTAAATACACCTTAACTCAAGCCTAGAGGttataaaggaaagaaagtttAAGCCCTTGGACCGTACGACCCTCGTTTTCAAAAGCTctactgtttctttccttccaaatagtcTAGAAGAGGCATAAAGGAGCAACTCGccacacttttttccttttcttacccacaaaagagccATGCCACCCTAATAACGTCTCTCCAGTTGAGAAAGGAAGCACCCACGATAcaccaaaaagagaaaacaacaaGTGCCAGAGAATCCTAGCCACATTGCATTGCAATAGTAAGTGATCAAGCGTCTCTTCCTCTGATAGacacaaataacatctattgGCCAAAGGCCACCCTCTCCTCTGAATCTGATCCAAAGTTAAGACCTTATTccaagtagcctcccaagcaaagaagcccACCCTTGGTGGCacccatgaattccaaattacaTTTGTAGGGAATCTGCCTTGACTTTCCAATTCCAAAGCCTTATAGAGAGATTTGACCGCAAATTTACCGTCTTTTGACTTTGTCCAAGCCACCTAATAATCTGCCTCCCTGCACACCTTCCTTCCTTGCAGTCTTTGAAAAAAGTGCTCCCCAATCACAACCTCTCAATCGTTGAGCCGCCTAGAGAATCTAGGAACCCATACCCTCTTTTGAATGGTTCCAAACATCCTCAACCCAAACTTCCTTAGACAATGCTATAACAAATAAGAAGGGAAAAGAGACACAACGAATTGTCGCCACAAcatttatccttccaaaacttcaccctcCTCTAATTTCCCGTAGAAATGGCCATACTGCCACCCAAGATATCCCATTCTTTCTTGATGGCTTTCCACAAACCTACCCCAAAACTTCCTCTCACTTCACATGAGCGCCAACCTCcctcttcttccccatacttaCCGCAAataacttgcttccaaagagCCTCCCTCTCCATTGCAAACCGCCGACTCCATTTACACAGGAGGGCCTTATTGAGTAACGACAAATTCCTCACTCCCAAGCCACCTTTCCCTCTATTTGAATAGACTATAGACCACCTTACTAAACGAGGCCTCGACTCAAGAGCGcctcctccccaaagaaagtcccttagGATTTGCTCCAATCTCCCCTTAGGATTTTCTCTAGTCTCAATCTGACTCTTCTTGGAATGCAAAGcaaggacataaaataaataggcaTATTGGAAAGGGTGCTATGAATTTGCATTTTGTTGCCTTGGTACTTTTGAATTTGCAGTCTTGTAGTTGATGTATTGCTCATGTGTACCATCTTGAACAGGGATGGATTTAAGATATTCTTAATCCGACAAGTGATGGTAAATGCTTCGTTCTTTTGGAATTAAACAATTATCTGgactttctttattctttagaaTTCATGATTACATTGCCTAGTTCTTATTTTCTTGAGTGAGCAAGCAAATATCTTCTCATGTTAGTAAAACAGTAATATCTTCTTGTGTTAGTAAAACAGTAATGTAAAAAATACTGAACAGGCAGGTCTATCAGCAGCTGATGTGGAAATAGCAGACTGGCTACGTAAAACTTACTCAAACAAGTGTATTGTTCTTGCTGTGAACAAGTGTGAATCTCCAAAGAAAGGAATCATGCAAGCATTAGAATTTTGGTCCTTGGGGTGAGCAGTCTTTTTTATCTTCTCTTTGCAGTTCATTGTCCTTCAATGAAATTGCGAATTAGTGATTTCTGTGAGTTATCTAATAAATAATGCCTATTTATTGGACAAATTGTCTGCATAAATTATTATGTAAAACTCAGACCAGAGGATATGGTTTTGTCTATATGTTTTCTGACTAAATTACTTTCTGATCAGCGATTGTATATCATAAAACGATTTCTTGTCCTTCTTTGTATATACCATTCAATGtaattaatatgtttatttataataaaaaattgttttatgctGAATTTGTAAGGGGAGTCATGTATGTGTGGCTATGCTGATATGTATACATGTGAATATTCTGATAGTAATAATACTTCTAGGACTACAAGCTCTGTCATTTTCCAGGTGTTTTAGAGTTAATTAGTTTCTCTTAGCCCACCAAAAACATGACACAGAACAATGACAAGTTCAAACATCATAAAACTATCCATCCAAACTTCAACCAGAACATTTTGAAGGTTCAAACTTTGTGATATATGATTGTAGATAGCAATTAAGATTTCCTAAACTGTTACACTATAGCAGTCAACAAAACTGTTATATATTGATTAACTTTTGAGATTATATGTGGTCGATGGTAGAATTGCCTAGCTATTTGCATATATTGTTATGACAAACTATGTGCATAACTTTTTGGTTGATTGACTAGGTTTACTCCACTTCCCATATCTGCTGTATCTGGGACTGGAACTGGAGAGCTGCTTGATCTTGTTTGTtcaggattaaaaaaaatagaggtaTTGTAAATTCCATACTTCCTTTTTCATTATGGGAATCTGGTCATATCAGGATTTCAATATCAGGCTatcattgaatttttatttttatcagaaacaagaaATGTattaattacttataaagaGTTAATGAGAGGGCTGAGGAATCCTTCCCACAAAAATACAAACTTGATCTAGACACTAAAAACCTTCATTATACAAGGAGATTTGTACAAAAAGATATATCACAAAAGAATGTACAAGGGAAACCTCTCCTGAAAAAAATGGCTAGGCTCCCTCATTGGTGGCCCTAACCctacaattttaattaatttggaaGGTGTTCCTTAGGTGGATGGAAAAGTAAGTCACTCATTGGTAGTATTTGGTTTTAGAGTTGCTCAAGTGACTCTCCCTCCCCCTCCTTTCCTcacacttattttttattagggaATAAAAATTGGATCATGCCTAAagcaatttctttttctaactTAATATCCATTGGGGTCATGATACCATGACATAGTTGACTCTTTTAAGGGGTGTGCAgagctcattttttttttagaaagtgggatttgttttttattttttattttatttatttttttaagtattctacctcttaataatatttgatgggAAGTGATAAATTTTAGAACCTTTTTCAAAGAAAGTTTTGCTCTGTTTGGATCAACTTCTAAGAAGTCAAAAGCTCTTTTTTTAAGATCAACAAGAGCTTTTATAGTTGTTTGATTACTTTTATTCTATGAGCTTGTAGCTTAAAAAAGAACTTAGTATGGAAGCTAGAAAAATGTTGCTTCTTGTAGAAGCTCTATTTTGGCTTATGCAAgaagttatttcatatttaatataacTTTTACAATACCACTATTGCCCTTTAAAAATTGTGACACCGACTTTCGCTTCAACTtccaacaaaaattaaaaaaaaaagaagctatCCCAAATGGGAACTTTGAAGTTTATCAAAATGTGTGTGAGAGGGAGGGATCCTATAAGATTGTTATCAACTCGCTTGCTAATAAAATGAATAAGCATTTTGAGTAAAACTTGCAACTACCTATccttttctaataaaattataatctgttaaattattttcacatgAATGGATTTTGATACGCTTTTTGTGTTGATTTGCGGAAGTCATTTTCATTCAACATTTTTTCTTATATgcactttgtttttcttttgacaACAAACTTGGTGTAAAGTagcatttttttagggttttcttgattcttttgttttaaatagaggaattcttatttattttctatattttaaaatgatttgaatATTGTCTCTCGCCCccaatattataattatatcatt
The sequence above is drawn from the Vitis riparia cultivar Riparia Gloire de Montpellier isolate 1030 chromosome 6, EGFV_Vit.rip_1.0, whole genome shotgun sequence genome and encodes:
- the LOC117916431 gene encoding GTPase Der-like isoform X3, with amino-acid sequence MATLDISRALFSLLPPIPRVSFSPLSPLSPPPVFATSSSHSLSLALTLPHLHRQRTLPPCISRQTNAQFSNDTGGSESEEFLEEEEEEEDEADDSDGGVDYDDDDDEEVANRSYSLDVDALEEEAKHAVREYSRFLSRQLSIEEEDGANESKGRGGKQKKSKSTTRNVIPDHLLPRVTIVGRPNVGKSALFNRLVGGNKAIVVDEPGVTRDRLYGRAFWGDYEFMVIDTGGVLTISKSQDNVMEELAITKTIGMDGIPLASREAAVARMPTMIEKQATAAIEESSVIIFLVDGQAGLSAADVEIADWLRKTYSNKCIVLAVNKCESPKKGIMQALEFWSLGFTPLPISAVSGTGTGELLDLVCSGLKKIEDPENLDGEENYVPAIAIVGRPNVGKSSILNALVGEDRTIVSPVSGTTRDAIDTEFTGPDGQDYRIAERIEREGKGCLIVVNKWDTIPNKNQQTATYYEQDVREKLRVLGWAPIVYSTAIAGHSVDKIIVAASTVEKERSRRLSTSILNQVVQEALAFKSPPRTRGGKRGRVYYCTQAAIRPPTFVFFVNDAKLFPETYRRYMEKQLRSDAGFSGTPIRLLWRSRRKIEKNGARAASAKTQANLAPRGRKLTAAT
- the LOC117916431 gene encoding GTPase Der-like isoform X1, with protein sequence MATLDISRALFSLLPPIPRVSFSPLSPLSPPPVFATSSSHSLSLALTLPHLHRQRTLPPCISRQTNAQFSNDTGGSESEEFLEEEEEEEDEADDSDGGVDYDDDDDEEVANRSYSLDVDALEEEAKHAVREYSRFLSRQLSIEEEDGANESKGRGGKQKKSKSTTRNVIPDHLLPRVTIVGRPNVGKSALFNRLVGGNKAIVVDEPGVTRDRLYGRAFWGDYEFMVIDTGGVLTISKSQDNVMEELAITKTIGMDGIPLASREAAVARMPTMIEKQATAAIEESSVIIFLVDGQAGLSAADVEIADWLRKTYSNKCIVLAVNKCESPKKGIMQALEFWSLGFTPLPISAVSGTGTGELLDLVCSGLKKIEDPENLDGEENYVPAIAIVGRPNVGKSSILNALVGEDRTIVSPVSGTTRDAIDTEFTGPDGQKYRLIDTAGIRRRAAVASSGSTTEALSVNRAFRAIRRSDVVALVIEAMACITEQDYRIAERIEREGKGCLIVVNKWDTIPNKNQQTATYYEQDVREKLRVLGWAPIVYSTAIAGHSVDKIIVAASTVEKERSRRLSTSILNQVVQEALAFKSPPRTRGGKRGRVYYCTQAAIRPPTFVFFVNDAKLFPETYRRYMEKQLRSDAGFSGTPIRLLWRSRRKIEKNGARAASAKTQANLAPRGRKLTAAT
- the LOC117916431 gene encoding GTPase Der-like isoform X2, whose product is MATLDISRALFSLLPPIPRVSFSPLSPLSPPPVFATSSSHSLSLALTLPHLHRQRTLPPCISRQTNAQFSNDTGGSESEEFLEEEEEEEDEADDSDGGVDYDDDDDEEVANRSYSLDVDALEEEAKHAVREYSRFLSRQLSIEEEDGANESKGRGGKQKKSKSTTRNIPDHLLPRVTIVGRPNVGKSALFNRLVGGNKAIVVDEPGVTRDRLYGRAFWGDYEFMVIDTGGVLTISKSQDNVMEELAITKTIGMDGIPLASREAAVARMPTMIEKQATAAIEESSVIIFLVDGQAGLSAADVEIADWLRKTYSNKCIVLAVNKCESPKKGIMQALEFWSLGFTPLPISAVSGTGTGELLDLVCSGLKKIEDPENLDGEENYVPAIAIVGRPNVGKSSILNALVGEDRTIVSPVSGTTRDAIDTEFTGPDGQKYRLIDTAGIRRRAAVASSGSTTEALSVNRAFRAIRRSDVVALVIEAMACITEQDYRIAERIEREGKGCLIVVNKWDTIPNKNQQTATYYEQDVREKLRVLGWAPIVYSTAIAGHSVDKIIVAASTVEKERSRRLSTSILNQVVQEALAFKSPPRTRGGKRGRVYYCTQAAIRPPTFVFFVNDAKLFPETYRRYMEKQLRSDAGFSGTPIRLLWRSRRKIEKNGARAASAKTQANLAPRGRKLTAAT